TCTCGTTACTCTCGTTCTCGTTATTAACTTTCCAGCAATTTTAATTTTACCCATCGTCAATTGCTACCATACAGTTTTGCAAGCTTCAATCCCATTGCAATGTTCTGTAAACGAGCATCGAGCTTGTATCCTTGTTTGGCCAAGTCCTCCAGACTTTCGTAAAACGTAGCCAACGGAAGAGTGAAGATCTCGATGAACTCGTTCTCCTCAAGCTCGGGCTGCGGATTCTGGTTGCGTGGATCTGCCATGTCGATACTGGCAGTCACAATTACCGTGTTGGTGTTGCAAAAACCCGGGTCGTTAAAAACGAGCGGCCCAGTGGTGAGCACCTTGCCAACATAGCCAGTCTCCTCTTTAAGCTCTCTCATAGCACATTCTTGTAAGGACTCATTAGGGTCGACCAATCCAGCAGGCATCTCAATGCACACGCCCTCGACAGGAGGACGGAACTGCTTCTGCAAAACGACCTCAGGTCCTGAGTCCTTTTCAATGATAGCAATGATGCCGACACCGTCTACAGACGTGCCCTCGGGGCGAGTTCTGCGTGAAGCCATCTCCCATTGGCGGGCCTTGCCATCAGGAGACAGGTAATCGATCTTGCTGAGCTGGAGCCACTTAGCGTCCTCGTTGGCCATTGGCCGGACATTGGTGACCTTGGCAGCGTTCAAATTCAAAGAGTTGCTCATCCTCCGTAAAAGTAGGGTACTGAATCTTCTAAACATACACCACACaccaaaatattttcacCATTTACTTAATTATGTCAAGCCAAGATATAAAGGCGCGCTTGGAACAGGAGCTCATAGCGTCGGGCAAATACCAGGACATTTACAACTTTCTGAAAATCCAACTCGCAAATTCTGGCTGGACTGAGCAGTTTGCTGAGCTTGCGTCCGAAACGATCGCCAAAACGCCCGAGTCGCAAGATCTACGATTTGTGGAACTCGTGGATAAACTACAACCACAAGCACTCAGCATGGTACCCGATGACGTGAAAGCACGGACGCTCGCCAAGATCAAAGAGTTCCTGGACTCAGTTATAGAATGACACAATCGCTTATAGATAATGATAACACTAATTTACTTACTCTGTTGCGTCGGCCGGAGTCTCAGGCTTGGTATTTTCCACAACCGGCTGCGGCAGACGCGTTTCATCTCTAGCTTCCGTTGGCTCCTCTCTACTCTGCTCCACATCGGCAGGCTCTCTGGCCCTCTCCTCCACCTTTTCCTCGtgctcgtcgttgtcgttgtcgtctttttcgtcttcgtcatcgtagtcgtcttcctcctcaatCTTCCGCACAGGAGCTTCGCTTGAAACAGCCCGCTgcacctcctgctccttcaCTTCCTCCGACGactttttcagctcgtccacctcTTCCTTTTCCATGGGCTTCAGTTCAATTGTAGGCTCCTCTGTCTTTGCTGGCTCGACAGACTCGGCAGACTGAGCGGGTGGAACATATTGGGCAGGTGGGGCGGGCTGAGCAGGCTGAGCAGGCTCGGAGAGCTCTCTCGGAGTGGCAGAAGTGGCCGACTCGGTGGCGTCAATAGGCTCGGCGGactccagtttctgtttcttttgTGGTTCCTCTGGTGGCTCCACTGCTTCTCGCTTGACACCATTACTCTTCTCCGGTTCAGGCGTGGTCTCTCTTTCGGCCACCTTCGCGTTCAAAATGCCTGACGGCTGGCCAACTTTAAGCTGCGCCGGTGCAGGCCCTGCGGCCTGTTGTTGTTcctgttgttgctgttgctgctgctgctggagcacCTGTTGTTGTGTAGGCATGGTCAATTGGTGATGGctttgaggaggaggaggtggcGCACCGCCCTCTTTCTGGTACTTGGTGAGCTGCATGAGTCTTTCTTGGATGTGTGGGTTGCTTGGGTCGAGAGACGCCGCGCGGTGGTAGGCGTCGAGAGCATCTCCAATCTGGTTGTTGCACGTCTCGTATAAAGTACCGAGATCGTACCAGACTTCGGACAGATAAGGATTGAGACGGATGGCTCTGGTGTAGGCATCCAGCGCGTCCTTATACTGGCTAATTTTGTAGTATAGAACACCGATAGAGCACCAGAACGTTGGGTTTCTCGAGTCGATATTGACGGCGTGTTGGAAAGCCTCGTAAGCATTCGGATAGTCCTGCTTGGACATGTAAACACGGCCAAGGTAGTACCAAGAGTGGGCGTCTGCATTGTTGAGTTCAATCGATTGTCTCAGTAGCTGCTGGGCCACGTCGAAGTCGTGGAATGGGGCCTCCTGCTGTGAGTACAGACATCCCAGTTGTTGCAAAACCTTGGAGTGATTAGGATTGCTTTGCAACACGCGCTCATACGCCTCCTTGGCGCCATTGTAGTCTCTgttc
This window of the Ogataea parapolymorpha DL-1 chromosome VII, whole genome shotgun sequence genome carries:
- a CDS encoding Spermidine synthase produces the protein MSNSLNLNAAKVTNVRPMANEDAKWLQLSKIDYLSPDGKARQWEMASRRTRPEGTSVDGVGIIAIIEKDSGPEVVLQKQFRPPVEGVCIEMPAGLVDPNESLQECAMRELKEETGYVGKVLTTGPLVFNDPGFCNTNTVIVTASIDMADPRNQNPQPELEENEFIEIFTLPLATFYESLEDLAKQGYKLDARLQNIAMGLKLAKLYGSN
- a CDS encoding General transcriptional co-repressor, acts together with Tup1p, which gives rise to MDQQLIAQQMNGNPVSLGSQEVSSLEARFAQENAETWIAIGTCADTIGNVEKAVEAFSTALRYTPNNPKALTQLANVYRTRDAFAEAADLYRRALSLDQNNGETWGLLGHCYLMLDDLQSAYTAYQQALLNLQNLSVPKLWHGIGILYDRYGSLEYAEEAFVRVLEMDPQFDKANEIYFRLGIIYKLQGKLSKALECFNYILSMPPAPLTQTDVWFQIGSVLEQNRDYNGAKEAYERVLQSNPNHSKVLQQLGCLYSQQEAPFHDFDVAQQLLRQSIELNNADAHSWYYLGRVYMSKQDYPNAYEAFQHAVNIDSRNPTFWCSIGVLYYKISQYKDALDAYTRAIRLNPYLSEVWYDLGTLYETCNNQIGDALDAYHRAASLDPSNPHIQERLMQLTKYQKEGGAPPPPPQSHHQLTMPTQQQVLQQQQQQQQQEQQQAAGPAPAQLKVGQPSGILNAKVAERETTPEPEKSNGVKREAVEPPEEPQKKQKLESAEPIDATESATSATPRELSEPAQPAQPAPPAQYVPPAQSAESVEPAKTEEPTIELKPMEKEEVDELKKSSEEVKEQEVQRAVSSEAPVRKIEEEDDYDDEDEKDDNDNDEHEEKVEERAREPADVEQSREEPTEARDETRLPQPVVENTKPETPADATE